CTcagtatatatacaaattGATGCAACTTCTATTATGGTAGATTATGCGCTGTAGTCTAGTGTGTAACTATTTATGTTGTACAAGTATTCATGTGGATCGTCCTGAATCATTTGGTTTTACATTAGAATTTGAACGGCTCTGCGTTGGCCTGTTCGCTGGAAACTTGTGTGGTGTTTATTGTAGGTTTTGATGGTGAAATACTCAACGGTATTAGCATACCACCTGGCAATTTGCTTGCAGTGGACTCTACAATTGATGTGTCCTTGAACTTCTGTGGCGTTTCTGTTAATTTAAGGATATTTGAATGCATGTTTCGaagatcatcatctttgaaagtattTGAAGGCAACGGAGGTGATGGCATTGGGCTTGGAGTGCGTGTTCCGTTCAAACTACCTCGTATCACTTCTTCGGTACTTTGATCAGGTAACTCCATATCACTGCTATTGTCTTCGAAATTGAACCCATATCTGAATACTATTGGTTCTGATTTGTTTCGTTGGAATTGTAGTAAAGCTCGTTGCTCTGCAGGGAAATGATGCGATGGCTTGGTACTCACTTCATCGCCCGTTACTTCTGTGTTCAGTTCGATATTCGTAGTATCAAAGTCTTTGGTATTTTTAGCAGATAACAAGTACGCGGCACTCTTCATTATCTTATATATCAGGAACGGGACAGTAATGAGTATAATCATCAAAATTATAGGATCCTTATTCTTGACTTTATACTCTATAACCTCATACAGAGTAATCCATTCCAACTCTTTAACAGGCCTAGTGAGAGCGTTGGGACATGAAATGGAGCATATATCCTCAATTAAATGTGGATCCATGTCGGCTACTTTATCCATAATTGGTTTGTTAGGGGTTTTTACTAAATTGCCAATAGATTGGAAAAGCTCACCAAAATTGATTCTGGCTTGCTCCAACCAGCCCCTATGAGCCATTGATTCAGGTACCATCTTCTGGTAAATGGTGTCGGGATGTTCAATTCCTTAGTATGCGTGCTTTATCTTTTCCCTAAACTATCTTTTCCTTCCATAGATATGTGAAGACTTGCCAATTTATCAATAACTTTTCCAGATTTACTTGTACTTGAATTTTGGTTATACATACATGGTAAAAGTTGATAACCAATCAATACAGTATGGCTAAATGATTTCCAGTAGCCCTCGATGAGACGTCTTTTAGTCCTAAAACTCATTAAAACATTCATTAAAGCACAGAGAAGTCTGGACACCAGGATAGGTGTCCGTGCATATACGGACAATCTACATACTAAAAGTTTAATATCTATGCAATGGCTCCCAAACTCATTAATATCACCTGAATTATCAGTTGTAGGGACCAGAACCCAACACGTTTCATCCTCAAGTTGattctttcatcatctgcTACGTAGTTTGCAAATGCATCATAAACTTCTGCACTTAAATCGTCCATTAATCTGCTGTCATATATGGTCCACGATCCTGCAAAATCATTTAGATTCTTGACTACGCGACATCTGATCGGAATATATGTCCTCCTTGAGTTGATATATCCGACGATAGGTCTAATCAAAGCATTATTGATGTACGACAAGCCAGGAGTGAATAGCGGAACTTCTGCCTTGACATTATGTAAACGTAGCAAAAAATCCATTATGAAATATTGCTTCACATCAATATCCTTTTGCTCTTCGAAATTCCCTGGAATGAACCCAGAGTGACGGCGAGTTTCTTTCACAATACGGTCCCTAACCACTGTCAATATTTCAGAAAGTTGCGATGGGTCAATATCATTTTCTGGTAGCAACAAATCACCGATCATATCAACGTGACCGCTAGTAATCCATCCGAAAGGACCCTCAATGCCAGCATTCAAATGATCAATATTAAGATTATCAACTCTCATCCTTGTGACTTTGTGCCAAGGTGATGAACTGGAGGACTCCTCATCAGTATCAcgttgtttgaattttttgtGAATGGTGAACATTGAATTGTCATAAGCGCCACTGATATTATCAGCGTttaagaaatcaaagaaaagcCAATGTTTCCTCAATTGAGGGAGCTCACAGTTGAATACACTGACCAGAAATGGCCTAAACCCGCCTGGCTGGTATAATGTGAACAAAACATCGTTCATGACAAACTTTGAGATTTCGAAATCACCAGGTTGATGAACGTTTAAATAGTTCCTAGCgtcatcattttctttccaaaaaaCGTGAGTTCTGTCAACAACACCACGTAGCCCATTAATAGTGACTTCATCTAGAAATCCTTTCCCGTTTATCCATTTACTTAAGGAAACCGAAATCTCGACTTGATCCATTGTCAAATCGAATTGTGTGTAGTTACCATCATCAAAATCCTCTCTACTCACCAATAATCGCTCACTTAATGCTAATTTTGCCCTCTCAACAGCTTCATGTTGAGAACCTTTGCTGAACCCATGGGGAAGCTTAGGTCTTCTAGATACGAACACTCtattgaatgaaatttttcCTGAAGACCAGTCAGGAACAATTGCACTTTCAAACACTACCGATAAAGCACTGTTCTTTGTTAGAAAATTACCGACTTTAGTAGCCAAATACTCTTGTGCAAATACCGTATTCATCAAGTAGATGGCCAATGATAGAAATGAGGTGGTGAATAGAAATATGAGAAGCATATTACTAACAAGAACCCAACTAACAAATGCACTAATATCATCTGTATTGAACGGCCTCATCGATCTGGTCAAAGTCCATTTGAGGTTAATTTTTAAGCGCTGGAGTATATTTGTTGCCTGTGCAAGTAATCTATCGCGTTCGGTGATGAATCTAAATGTTGGTTGTTGCTGCTTCGTATGTTTCCTAGCAGGTTGCTGGATTTCCGATTCTTTGCCCTTTTCATTGCTCTCTGAATAGTGTCGTAGCCCTCCTGTGAAAGCGAAGACATCTCTTTTAGGATTCACGTTCGGCTTCCATGACTTAATATGAAAGTAATTCGAATAACATCGTCTTAGAACTACAGGTCTGTAAATGGTAGATGAAAGGATGGGCCTTGAACCTGATCTTGCAGCCGTTACCCAAGATAATGAATGTCGAAACATTGATCTGCCATTCAAATTCGGATGGGCTGATGATTGTGTTAATAAATGGAACAGCGGCAGGTTATTGTTTTACCCTGATATGCATCTCAAACTGTCAGTATGTGTAATATCGAATAATTCATACCTGTCTTCAACGTTTATTTCTAATTGCGGGTTAATGTACGGGAAAACCTgttaaataaaaaaaaaaagaaaatagagAACGAGCATGTTGTGGCACATTTGAGATATTTATACTGTAGGTCTCCTCAGTTTGAGATCAACTTGAAGGTCATTCAAGCTTTTATCTGTTTGAGGAGGTCCTGGGACACAAATGAGAAAACAGCACAATAACCATTCAGTAAAATACGAGTGACAAGCGACTTACCGTTGAGCTAAGTTGTCAACCATGACTTTCAACGAAAGTTGCTGCTTTAGCTCAGTTGGGAGAGCGTATGACTGAAGTTCATAAGGTCCTGTGTTCGATCCACAGAAGCAGCATTTCgatttatttttattgtcCTTTTTGTTGTCCACGTGACAACTATTCGCATGTATTCCCGTtctaaagaaaaaagtcaatttgtcgatgaagaaaatcttgaaatttcGTTGAACAAAGTTTTATTCTCTCTCTCTTCCAAAAGTTCTTTATGTGTTGAGGTAATTAAAGAGCTTTCATCTCCTCAGATCAACCCAATTAACTCAATTGAACCATCATAACTAACATAATGTCTGAAATTGCCCAAGACTCCAACGTTTCcattttttccaaaaatgaaaagaaggcCAGAGAATTGATCCTAAAGTTGGGATTGAAGCCAATCCAAGGTGTTTCTAGAGTcactttcaagaagaaggatGGTCAAATCTTTGCTATCGACAGACCAGAAGTTTACAAGTCTCAAGGTGGTAACTTTGTTGTTTTCGGTGAAGCCAAGGTTGATGATTTCACTCAAAGATTAGCCAAGGCTCAAGAAtctcttcaacaaaatgaaGGTGTTTTGCCAGCTGGTCAAGATGCTGTTTCTAAGGACCCACAGTCCATCCAAGCGGACATGCAAGCTGCTGCTGACTCCGCCACTGACAAGCCTTCTGCTGACGACGCTGTAGATGATGCTGAAGTCGATGAAACTGGTTTGAACGCTGACGACATTGAATTGGTCATGCAACAAGCCGGCGTCCCAAGAGCTAAGGCTGCTAAGGCTTTGAAGGAGCACGACTCTGACATCGTCAACGCTATCATGGCCTTGTCTGGTTAAAAAGCACAGGAATAGTAGATAACTAGATA
The genomic region above belongs to Kluyveromyces lactis strain NRRL Y-1140 chromosome B complete sequence and contains:
- the NVJ1 gene encoding Nvj1p (conserved hypothetical protein) produces the protein MVPESMAHRGWLEQARINFGELFQSIGNLVKTPNKPIMDKVADMDPHLIEDICSISCPNALTRPVKELEWITLYEVIEYKVKNKDPIILMIILITVPFLIYKIMKSAAYLLSAKNTKDFDTTNIELNTEVTGDEVSTKPSHHFPAEQRALLQFQRNKSEPIVFRYGFNFEDNSSDMELPDQSTEEVIRGSLNGTRTPSPMPSPPLPSNTFKDDDLRNMHSNILKLTETPQKFKDTSIVESTASKLPGGMLIPLSISPSKPTINTTQVSSEQANAEPFKF
- the MDM31 gene encoding Mdm31p (similar to uniprot|P38880 Saccharomyces cerevisiae YHR194W MDM31 Mitochondrial Distribution and Morphology), giving the protein MFRHSLSWVTAARSGSRPILSSTIYRPVVLRRCYSNYFHIKSWKPNVNPKRDVFAFTGGLRHYSESNEKGKESEIQQPARKHTKQQQPTFRFITERDRLLAQATNILQRLKINLKWTLTRSMRPFNTDDISAFVSWVLVSNMLLIFLFTTSFLSLAIYLMNTVFAQEYLATKVGNFLTKNSALSVVFESAIVPDWSSGKISFNRVFVSRRPKLPHGFSKGSQHEAVERAKLALSERLLVSREDFDDGNYTQFDLTMDQVEISVSLSKWINGKGFLDEVTINGLRGVVDRTHVFWKENDDARNYLNVHQPGDFEISKFVMNDVLFTLYQPGGFRPFLVSVFNCELPQLRKHWLFFDFLNADNISGAYDNSMFTIHKKFKQRDTDEESSSSSPWHKVTRMRVDNLNIDHLNAGIEGPFGWITSGHVDMIGDLLLPENDIDPSQLSEILTVVRDRIVKETRRHSGFIPGNFEEQKDIDVKQYFIMDFLLRLHNVKAEVPLFTPGLSYINNALIRPIVGYINSRRTYIPIRCRVVKNLNDFAGSWTIYDSRLMDDLSAEVYDAFANYVADDERINLRMKRVGFWSLQLIIQVILMSLGAIA
- the EGD2 gene encoding Egd2p (similar to uniprot|P38879 Saccharomyces cerevisiae YHR193C EGD2 Alpha subunit of the heteromeric nascent polypeptide-associated complex (NAC) involved in protein sorting and translocation associated with cytoplasmic ribosomes); amino-acid sequence: MSEIAQDSNVSIFSKNEKKARELILKLGLKPIQGVSRVTFKKKDGQIFAIDRPEVYKSQGGNFVVFGEAKVDDFTQRLAKAQESLQQNEGVLPAGQDAVSKDPQSIQADMQAAADSATDKPSADDAVDDAEVDETGLNADDIELVMQQAGVPRAKAAKALKEHDSDIVNAIMALSG